A single region of the Photobacterium sanguinicancri genome encodes:
- a CDS encoding response regulator transcription factor, with protein sequence MSHILLIEDDELLGDGLRQYLASHSFSCTWLTSSHNVKQHWFKADLVVLDRQLDGCDSLKHLPYWLNLKALPVIILTAKVDVEQRIEGLMAGAKDYMTKPFAQDELLARIITHLRPIGSGQINYQSLMVDPSKRVVKQQTTEVNLKPKEFQLLLLLLQNQGRVFHREELLNKIWGYQAFPTTRTVDNHILRLRQQLPELNIETHRGVGYRLLEAKAK encoded by the coding sequence ATGAGCCATATTCTTTTAATTGAAGACGATGAATTACTTGGTGATGGTTTACGTCAATACCTAGCTTCTCATAGTTTTTCGTGCACTTGGCTAACCTCATCTCACAATGTAAAACAGCATTGGTTTAAAGCCGATTTAGTGGTGCTTGATCGTCAACTTGATGGTTGCGATAGCCTCAAGCATTTACCGTACTGGCTTAACTTAAAAGCACTACCAGTGATCATTTTGACAGCAAAAGTTGACGTCGAGCAACGCATAGAAGGTCTAATGGCTGGTGCGAAAGACTATATGACTAAGCCCTTTGCCCAAGATGAATTACTGGCAAGGATCATTACACACCTTCGCCCTATTGGCTCAGGGCAAATCAATTATCAATCGCTCATGGTTGATCCATCAAAGCGGGTTGTTAAACAGCAAACGACCGAGGTAAATCTGAAACCCAAAGAGTTTCAACTGCTGCTGCTACTGCTCCAAAACCAAGGGCGTGTTTTCCATCGCGAAGAGTTGCTAAATAAAATTTGGGGCTACCAAGCATTTCCTACGACGCGAACCGTTGATAATCATATTTTACGCCTTCGCCAGCAACTCCCAGAGCTGAATATAGAAACACATCGTGGCGTTGGCTATCGCCTATTAGAGGCCAAAGCTAAATGA
- a CDS encoding ATP-binding protein — protein MNLQDKWQAFYQKNWRDNPVTLTQQELSQYPTELLLSTVQYPDFKHYTWQDIQQLSAIKSNCAVPKLIDDKLKTAVEFELMLCSKPPVDDDKLDITWFNNHSLRYPAGASYADRYFRQKGITKISAPFQTYLSADNPAHPLYSFFQSLSPKGRDALLSGYRAWLDGDTLWLSGKEGWKKITANIWQPLAKQLGIKIGASNCAFRYSNLCLSDQKPNSTLLKFTLLLLLFGMTIIGLKSLRQRQQQNRDKRFILQLLTHELRTPIASLGLTVEMFRDEFDNLNQTAQQAVWRLLADHQRLAQLTETSKGYLSTDKNQQLIQQVAELEEWLTHVCDKHGISFQLDENHTLTLPFYWLSICLDNLINNAKQHGKGSIRIHVEMRPPTQTIFRKKKKTLRISVSDQGRFPSFIERWLIWLSPQKHPDNMGIGLSIVTRLMTQMGGRLIIERKPTSCILEMPL, from the coding sequence ATGAACTTACAAGATAAGTGGCAGGCTTTTTATCAAAAAAATTGGCGCGATAACCCTGTAACACTAACGCAGCAGGAACTAAGCCAATACCCAACAGAGCTATTGCTCTCTACTGTGCAATACCCAGATTTTAAGCATTATACTTGGCAAGATATTCAACAACTGTCTGCGATAAAATCAAACTGTGCAGTACCAAAATTGATCGATGATAAACTCAAAACCGCTGTCGAATTTGAACTGATGCTATGTTCAAAACCGCCAGTCGATGACGATAAATTAGACATTACATGGTTTAATAATCATTCACTCCGCTATCCTGCAGGCGCAAGCTATGCTGATCGCTACTTCAGGCAAAAAGGCATCACAAAGATAAGCGCACCTTTCCAGACCTATCTAAGCGCAGATAATCCAGCTCACCCTTTATATTCATTTTTTCAATCACTCTCACCTAAAGGCCGAGATGCACTATTAAGCGGTTATCGAGCTTGGCTTGACGGTGACACCTTATGGTTAAGTGGCAAAGAAGGTTGGAAAAAAATAACAGCTAACATTTGGCAGCCACTCGCCAAGCAGCTTGGTATCAAGATTGGGGCGAGTAATTGTGCATTTCGTTACAGCAATCTTTGCTTAAGTGACCAGAAGCCCAATTCGACTCTATTAAAATTCACATTATTATTGCTGTTGTTTGGTATGACGATTATAGGCTTAAAAAGCCTACGCCAAAGGCAGCAACAAAATAGAGATAAGCGTTTTATCCTGCAGTTACTTACCCACGAGCTACGCACTCCCATTGCCAGCTTAGGTTTAACAGTTGAAATGTTTAGGGATGAGTTCGATAACCTCAATCAAACAGCGCAGCAAGCAGTGTGGCGACTATTGGCTGATCACCAACGGCTAGCGCAATTAACTGAAACCAGTAAAGGTTACTTAAGCACAGATAAAAACCAGCAACTGATACAACAAGTCGCAGAGCTTGAAGAGTGGCTAACACATGTTTGTGACAAACATGGGATCAGCTTTCAACTCGATGAAAATCACACACTCACTTTGCCTTTTTACTGGCTGTCGATCTGCTTAGATAACTTGATCAACAATGCAAAGCAACATGGCAAAGGATCAATCCGTATTCATGTTGAAATGCGACCGCCTACACAGACAATATTTAGAAAAAAGAAAAAAACACTTCGTATCAGCGTTTCTGATCAGGGGCGCTTCCCTTCGTTCATTGAACGCTGGTTAATCTGGTTATCTCCCCAAAAGCACCCCGATAACATGGGGATTGGGCTAAGCATTGTCACACGGCTGATGACGCAAATGGGCGGACGATTAATCATAGAAAGAAAACCTACTAGCTGTATTTTGGAGATGCCTTTATGA
- a CDS encoding LysR family transcriptional regulator produces the protein MDKSLQQFLLVARCKSISAAARMAGLSQPTVTSNLKKLEESLDVDLFERTSKGMILTEYGRILYRHSNAMQHEYNLMVQSISERKKYQVGKIKIGTGDAWWPLFVKQALDEHLTHSPLASTHVEFGNHLCLMDSLINEDIEFFIGHEIVGLSEKCDVTFIPLFQTTDTYFVSPDHPLLGKTVTEEMLHKYPALSVTYDAKKFSHIIDNPSPKQYERDRQQLDERATYELDSLLASIDVLKNSVAIMSYTKALQTYLESFGLQCLTMEKEPNSGTVGIYHHRRETSESHLALIEKITQLAAKL, from the coding sequence ATGGACAAATCTCTGCAACAGTTTTTACTTGTCGCGCGTTGTAAAAGTATTAGCGCCGCAGCAAGAATGGCAGGACTGAGCCAACCAACAGTAACCAGCAATCTAAAGAAGCTTGAAGAAAGCCTTGATGTCGATCTGTTTGAACGAACATCTAAAGGCATGATACTGACCGAATATGGCCGTATTCTTTATCGTCACAGCAATGCGATGCAACACGAATACAACCTAATGGTACAAAGCATTAGTGAAAGGAAGAAATATCAAGTTGGCAAAATTAAAATCGGCACTGGCGATGCGTGGTGGCCACTGTTTGTAAAACAAGCACTGGATGAACACCTCACACATTCACCTTTAGCGTCTACCCACGTTGAATTTGGTAATCATCTCTGTTTAATGGACTCGCTGATCAACGAAGATATCGAATTTTTCATTGGCCATGAAATCGTGGGTTTATCTGAAAAATGTGATGTGACTTTTATCCCTCTTTTTCAAACGACCGATACTTATTTTGTCTCACCTGATCATCCGCTTTTAGGCAAAACGGTAACCGAAGAGATGCTGCACAAATACCCAGCCCTCTCGGTCACTTATGATGCGAAGAAATTCAGTCATATCATCGACAACCCCAGTCCAAAACAATACGAGCGTGATCGTCAGCAACTTGATGAACGTGCCACTTATGAGCTTGATTCTTTACTTGCTAGCATTGACGTTCTTAAAAATAGCGTGGCGATCATGTCTTATACCAAGGCGCTACAAACGTACCTTGAATCTTTCGGGCTACAATGCCTAACCATGGAAAAAGAACCCAATTCAGGCACTGTGGGCATTTACCATCACAGAAGAGAAACATCTGAATCTCACTTGGCACTCATTGAGAAAATCACTCAACTCGCCGCTAAGCTATAA
- a CDS encoding DUF2861 family protein codes for MKIKTLLFMVCTLAPVTSSASWFPNSPLQPTLDALLVKHPQRAWQELLLAVSQFDIDSQHWLPIKNEIMVQTRCGQQLMHEGNGLSAKLTLTIISRSGLASLGYQVKISAEQVKQTQVFSLYTPQGEQLVSGELTAKRDYQEWETNELLAKPQAGLYQLEVGENRYPLLLTNSDTESWLSREGTLNTQLITHLPETITHCSPPSLSWEWFDQNYNQIGLKQPIDLCEVSLSKTSAETNTRLPAPPSNQASYLSASASIFEYQTGVKIEYLHRVAIPIPQNVHTKTTDHKQKSINLR; via the coding sequence ATGAAGATCAAAACACTTTTATTCATGGTATGTACGCTCGCGCCAGTTACCAGCTCAGCCTCTTGGTTCCCTAACTCACCTTTACAACCAACGCTAGATGCATTACTTGTAAAGCACCCACAGCGAGCATGGCAAGAATTATTGCTTGCCGTCAGTCAATTTGATATAGACAGCCAGCACTGGCTGCCGATCAAAAATGAAATTATGGTGCAAACCCGATGTGGTCAGCAATTAATGCATGAGGGCAATGGACTATCTGCCAAATTAACGTTAACGATTATTAGTCGTTCAGGGCTTGCCAGCCTTGGCTACCAAGTTAAGATCTCTGCTGAGCAAGTAAAGCAAACGCAAGTATTCTCACTTTATACCCCTCAGGGAGAGCAGTTAGTTAGTGGAGAACTAACTGCTAAGCGTGATTACCAAGAATGGGAAACGAATGAGCTACTCGCTAAACCTCAAGCAGGGCTATATCAGCTTGAAGTTGGTGAAAACCGTTATCCATTACTGCTAACAAATAGTGATACCGAAAGCTGGCTTTCGCGAGAAGGAACGCTCAATACTCAGCTAATAACACATTTGCCTGAAACAATTACACATTGCTCTCCACCCTCGTTAAGCTGGGAATGGTTCGATCAAAACTACAACCAAATTGGCTTAAAACAACCAATAGACCTTTGTGAAGTATCACTGAGTAAAACTAGCGCTGAAACAAACACACGACTTCCTGCTCCACCTTCAAATCAGGCGAGCTATTTAAGTGCATCGGCATCTATTTTTGAATATCAAACAGGTGTAAAAATTGAGTACCTCCACAGAGTCGCTATTCCAATCCCGCAAAATGTGCATACCAAAACAACCGACCATAAACAAAAGTCCATAAACCTGAGATAG
- a CDS encoding alpha/beta hydrolase family protein: MPEIVATELDQVNADWEKLKQWSKPVLTLFSDKDPFLADRDYDEKFQQNFSGAKHQPHTTIKNASHFLQEDQSEQLADKVIH, from the coding sequence GTGCCAGAAATCGTCGCCACTGAATTGGATCAAGTCAACGCCGACTGGGAAAAACTCAAACAATGGTCAAAACCCGTCCTCACCCTATTCAGTGATAAGGACCCCTTCTTAGCTGATCGTGATTATGACGAGAAGTTTCAACAAAACTTTAGTGGTGCTAAACATCAGCCTCACACCACAATCAAAAATGCTTCGCATTTCTTACAAGAAGATCAATCCGAACAATTAGCAGACAAGGTGATTCATTAG
- a CDS encoding dihydrofolate reductase family protein, translating into MSNIVYIATSLDGYIADKNNKIDWLHEVPNPEGSDMGFGNFMDRIDALVMGRNTLDMVLSFDCEWPYPKPVFVLSNTMAEVPAGYEDKIFLVKGELKDVVGQINAQGFNSLYIDGGVTIQNFLKEDMIDEMIITTIPTLLGGGISLFGELAAPLKFKHVESQQFLGCIVQNSFVRDKSLIPS; encoded by the coding sequence ATGTCGAATATCGTTTATATCGCAACCAGTCTTGATGGATACATTGCAGACAAAAACAACAAGATTGATTGGTTACACGAAGTCCCAAACCCTGAGGGTTCAGATATGGGGTTTGGTAACTTTATGGATCGTATTGATGCGCTTGTGATGGGCCGTAACACGCTTGATATGGTGCTAAGTTTTGACTGTGAATGGCCCTACCCAAAGCCTGTTTTTGTTTTGAGCAACACCATGGCGGAGGTTCCTGCTGGCTATGAAGACAAAATCTTCCTCGTAAAGGGAGAGCTAAAAGACGTAGTTGGTCAAATCAATGCGCAAGGCTTCAACAGCCTTTACATTGATGGTGGCGTGACTATCCAAAACTTTCTGAAAGAAGACATGATCGATGAAATGATCATCACCACTATTCCTACCCTACTTGGCGGTGGTATTTCACTGTTTGGCGAACTAGCAGCACCACTAAAATTCAAGCATGTTGAATCACAGCAATTTTTAGGCTGTATCGTTCAAAACAGCTTTGTGCGTGATAAGTCATTGATACCAAGCTGA
- a CDS encoding LysR family transcriptional regulator, with product MDKIRALRYFKRVAEVNSFSRVAEEFDVPPSSISRRIKDLEAELGVELIKRTTRHVSTTELGSIYYDAIAPALQKIDEADELISQKRDAVEGKLRISTTVNYGEKVLMPILQKFRQLHPSLVLDIDFSEERISLSQGSTDIAIRAGYMPEERVIAKPLSSALFCLVASPQTLAQLQSQAGKSLLTFDDIKASPALQYRSSHGVFSWWAIDEEERERIDTTPVLVCNSGETLLQAAINHEGIALFPSWWIKPYLVSGELVEVPTECQITSSPTVSLDIYIIYQQAKYQIPKVKACVDFLLANLTE from the coding sequence ATGGACAAAATTAGAGCGTTGCGTTATTTCAAGCGCGTTGCTGAAGTGAATAGCTTTAGCCGAGTGGCAGAAGAGTTTGATGTGCCTCCGTCGTCGATATCCCGCAGAATAAAAGATCTTGAAGCTGAGCTTGGTGTTGAGCTTATTAAGCGAACAACACGTCATGTCAGTACCACAGAGCTAGGTAGCATTTACTACGACGCGATTGCGCCCGCATTGCAAAAAATAGATGAAGCAGATGAATTAATTTCGCAAAAGCGCGACGCAGTAGAAGGAAAGTTGCGTATTAGCACCACAGTTAATTACGGCGAAAAGGTATTAATGCCTATCCTGCAAAAGTTTAGGCAATTGCATCCAAGCTTAGTTTTGGATATCGATTTTTCTGAGGAACGTATTAGCTTATCGCAAGGATCAACAGATATCGCGATAAGGGCAGGGTACATGCCAGAAGAAAGGGTGATAGCTAAACCGTTATCAAGTGCTTTGTTTTGTTTAGTAGCCAGTCCTCAGACCCTTGCGCAGTTACAATCCCAAGCGGGTAAATCATTACTTACTTTTGATGACATTAAAGCCAGTCCTGCACTGCAGTATCGGAGCAGTCATGGTGTATTTTCTTGGTGGGCGATTGATGAAGAGGAGCGTGAACGTATCGACACTACACCGGTATTGGTCTGTAACAGCGGTGAAACTCTTCTTCAGGCTGCAATTAATCATGAAGGAATTGCACTGTTTCCAAGTTGGTGGATAAAGCCTTATTTAGTCTCAGGTGAATTGGTTGAAGTACCGACAGAGTGTCAAATCACCAGTAGTCCAACCGTTAGTCTAGATATTTATATTATTTATCAACAGGCTAAATATCAAATCCCTAAAGTGAAAGCATGTGTAGATTTCTTGCTCGCCAATTTAACAGAGTAA
- a CDS encoding TetR/AcrR family transcriptional regulator — MSVNEKKRGRPSGKGSQLSQASIIEQAKNLMQVEGKIPSIRKLSAALNVDAMAIYHYFKNKEALLEAITVSLVTDIYEPKTNAQWQVELEHLCHSYLCLLAQYTGLLETLLSMKSTGPAHVFIDRFNLIIEPLALSDSMQENAIGLLVDYLHGFALAMKCSDGALTIDMCQGALALYCRGIASESVNR; from the coding sequence ATGAGTGTCAATGAGAAAAAACGTGGTCGTCCGAGTGGTAAGGGAAGTCAGCTTAGCCAAGCTTCGATCATCGAACAGGCGAAAAACTTGATGCAAGTTGAAGGTAAAATCCCCAGTATTCGCAAGTTATCAGCTGCGTTAAATGTGGATGCGATGGCGATCTACCATTACTTCAAAAATAAAGAGGCTTTGTTAGAAGCCATTACAGTTTCTTTGGTGACTGATATTTATGAGCCGAAAACCAATGCCCAATGGCAAGTAGAACTAGAGCACCTGTGTCATAGCTATTTATGTTTATTGGCGCAATACACTGGCTTACTTGAAACTTTGCTAAGTATGAAATCAACAGGGCCAGCTCACGTGTTTATAGATCGTTTTAATTTGATTATTGAACCACTGGCACTTTCTGATTCTATGCAAGAAAACGCTATTGGTTTGCTGGTGGATTATCTTCACGGTTTTGCTTTGGCGATGAAGTGCAGTGATGGTGCTTTAACGATCGATATGTGCCAAGGTGCGCTGGCCTTGTATTGTCGTGGAATTGCGAGTGAGTCTGTTAACCGCTAA
- a CDS encoding Rossmann-fold NAD(P)-binding domain-containing protein codes for MTLTSGQAANILMPNTTAIAMGVAAIDAFVATAALELPANKRINAVSPSMVKETMEQWGVDSSTGIPASDVARYYQASIQESASGEIFNAIKTP; via the coding sequence ATCACCCTAACCTCAGGTCAAGCCGCTAATATTCTCATGCCCAACACAACAGCTATTGCGATGGGCGTCGCGGCAATAGATGCTTTTGTTGCTACTGCTGCGCTCGAACTCCCTGCAAACAAACGTATCAACGCTGTTAGCCCTAGCATGGTAAAAGAAACTATGGAGCAATGGGGAGTTGATAGCAGCACAGGTATCCCAGCGAGTGATGTTGCCCGTTATTACCAAGCAAGTATCCAAGAGTCAGCCAGCGGTGAAATTTTTAACGCAATTAAAACGCCCTAA
- a CDS encoding glycoside hydrolase yields the protein MSIVTKSFPLSLLMAILTTPSTAANELSLQLQNGSEQVTVSPVSLKLDWQLTDKQNISINSPALLVNGKPQTPSELSQTGTNRASWTLLPSKITVKATYGEVLELAFDASTMDPIDRNKPVSLNWFNLNDSQTNELYLPFSEGMRIPTDNSQWAQYLADNHSGANTTQDLKMPFWSSQQAGHFITVQLANPTNNELTFVNNSKTSGNKKYNAHKIDMTATHYFTALNQDEPFVIRMSIGANMLDGAKRYRQWRIKHGQAEPLTKKIIQTPAVEKMIGASQVYLFGSDGISPEDVINWWQLKNWYFTHSTLTIPAEANKELKALTQGKDWFSHYHKQLLVDSINASLRAKYPAPQPTLANNGIAAQFKAVQLRKKWLAQHAQPYLISSREWGQALSEDMITALEQSGINKLWLGLDNWMPAFYQPKMVDKAKQAGYLVATYDSYNTAIPLGLNDGWLTAQLPNAIRKQCAIELADGSKKKGFRGNGYYLNPQCHLDYVQQRVKDIVKYGRFNSLFLDVDGTAMAREDYQAKSNESQMITAFNHRMDWIAKNTGVVLGSEDGNSLTTTGTAFAHGLETIGFGWTDKDMKNNKASPYYLGRWYPDHKPDFFFKSAKVKEPYKTLLFAPQYRVPLYQAVFHDEVINSHHWHSDSLKFSNVQTERDLISMLYNTPAMVHLSRDEAKSANSPRIKALKHYQEGYEPIHQQLWDKQLVDFKWLDNKGNIQQTRFSDGSTITANFSDKLFKSRQTSLAPHTIIADLSNGKKVSWVSK from the coding sequence ATGTCAATCGTTACAAAATCATTTCCTCTCTCTTTGCTTATGGCGATACTTACCACACCTTCAACAGCGGCAAACGAACTGAGCCTACAATTACAAAATGGCTCAGAACAAGTCACGGTCTCGCCAGTGTCACTCAAGCTGGACTGGCAATTGACAGATAAACAAAATATTTCTATTAACTCTCCAGCACTTCTAGTTAATGGTAAACCGCAAACACCTTCCGAACTGAGTCAAACGGGCACCAATCGTGCCAGTTGGACTTTATTGCCAAGTAAAATAACGGTTAAAGCGACATATGGCGAGGTACTCGAGTTAGCGTTTGACGCCTCAACCATGGATCCAATAGATCGCAATAAACCTGTCTCGCTGAACTGGTTTAATTTAAACGACAGCCAAACAAACGAACTGTACTTGCCATTCAGTGAAGGTATGCGGATCCCTACTGATAATTCTCAATGGGCGCAATATTTAGCAGACAATCATTCAGGCGCTAACACGACCCAAGACTTAAAAATGCCCTTCTGGAGTTCGCAACAAGCAGGCCACTTCATCACAGTACAATTGGCTAACCCAACCAATAACGAATTAACCTTCGTGAATAACAGTAAAACCAGCGGCAACAAAAAATACAATGCACACAAAATTGATATGACGGCGACCCACTATTTCACCGCACTCAATCAAGATGAGCCCTTTGTAATACGAATGAGTATTGGCGCTAACATGCTCGATGGCGCAAAACGTTATCGTCAATGGCGAATTAAGCACGGCCAAGCCGAACCGTTAACGAAGAAAATCATACAAACACCCGCTGTTGAAAAGATGATTGGCGCTTCTCAGGTTTACCTATTCGGTTCTGACGGGATAAGTCCAGAAGATGTTATCAACTGGTGGCAGTTGAAGAATTGGTATTTTACACATTCAACACTAACGATCCCTGCTGAAGCGAATAAAGAACTCAAAGCACTGACACAAGGTAAAGATTGGTTTAGTCACTACCATAAGCAATTATTGGTCGATAGCATTAACGCCTCTCTTCGTGCTAAATATCCGGCACCTCAGCCAACCCTAGCTAACAATGGCATTGCCGCACAATTTAAAGCCGTTCAACTGCGGAAAAAATGGTTAGCACAACATGCGCAGCCCTATCTGATCAGCAGTAGAGAATGGGGACAAGCACTCTCGGAAGATATGATCACAGCACTAGAACAATCAGGGATTAACAAGCTGTGGCTAGGGCTAGATAACTGGATGCCTGCGTTTTACCAACCAAAGATGGTCGATAAAGCCAAACAAGCAGGATACCTAGTAGCAACCTACGATTCGTATAATACCGCTATTCCATTGGGTTTAAACGATGGCTGGCTCACAGCTCAATTACCAAATGCAATACGTAAGCAATGTGCCATAGAGCTTGCCGATGGCAGCAAGAAAAAAGGCTTCAGAGGGAATGGGTATTACCTTAACCCTCAATGTCATCTTGATTATGTACAGCAAAGGGTTAAAGATATTGTGAAATACGGGCGATTCAATAGCCTATTTTTAGATGTTGATGGCACCGCCATGGCACGCGAAGATTACCAAGCAAAAAGTAATGAATCCCAGATGATCACAGCGTTTAACCATCGTATGGATTGGATTGCAAAAAATACAGGCGTGGTATTAGGTTCAGAAGATGGTAATAGCTTAACCACCACTGGAACCGCTTTTGCTCATGGCTTAGAAACCATAGGTTTTGGCTGGACAGATAAAGACATGAAGAATAATAAAGCCTCGCCTTATTACCTTGGCCGTTGGTATCCCGATCATAAGCCTGATTTCTTCTTCAAATCAGCCAAGGTCAAAGAACCTTATAAAACACTGCTGTTTGCACCACAATACCGTGTACCGCTGTACCAAGCTGTATTTCACGATGAGGTGATTAACAGCCACCACTGGCATAGTGACAGTCTCAAATTCAGTAACGTACAAACAGAACGTGATTTGATTTCGATGCTCTATAACACGCCCGCAATGGTTCACCTCAGTCGCGATGAAGCAAAGAGTGCCAATAGCCCGAGAATCAAAGCGCTGAAACATTATCAAGAGGGTTACGAGCCGATTCACCAACAACTTTGGGATAAACAGCTTGTTGATTTTAAATGGCTAGATAATAAAGGAAATATCCAGCAAACTCGCTTTAGCGATGGCAGCACAATAACGGCTAACTTTTCAGATAAATTATTCAAATCCCGTCAAACATCACTTGCACCACACACAATCATTGCCGATTTGAGTAACGGTAAAAAAGTGTCCTGGGTAAGTAAATAA
- a CDS encoding NAD-dependent epimerase/dehydratase family protein, which translates to MKILAIGANGLIGKATVRLLQQDHDVIPVGHSTGELTVDIESTESIHRLFEQIGTVDAIVSMAGNG; encoded by the coding sequence ATGAAAATTTTAGCAATTGGTGCCAATGGTTTGATCGGTAAAGCGACAGTGCGTTTATTACAACAAGATCACGACGTAATTCCCGTTGGACATTCCACTGGCGAGCTCACTGTTGATATTGAAAGTACAGAGTCGATTCATCGCCTGTTTGAACAAATTGGCACTGTTGATGCCATTGTTAGCATGGCTGGAAATGGGTAA
- a CDS encoding NAD(P)-dependent oxidoreductase: MTQQKLLILGASGGCGQWAVELAVAQGYLVTVLIRQNSQYTPPAGVKVIYGNILDPQTVKDAMSNQNAVISCLGIKRKTAKNPWSALASPSDLATQSTKNIVDAMTFHDIKRLVVVSAAGVAESFSNISTIMKLLIKGSNINKTFNDFAAMEKILANSAIDSLAVRPVGLVDQQTDKKAVIVDHFDLSSQISKKDVAQWMLDAIARPDPFDSPTEMIGWQ, translated from the coding sequence ATGACACAACAAAAGTTATTAATATTGGGCGCATCAGGTGGTTGTGGGCAGTGGGCTGTCGAATTAGCCGTTGCACAAGGTTACTTAGTCACGGTATTGATCCGCCAGAATAGCCAATATACACCGCCAGCTGGTGTTAAAGTGATTTACGGAAATATCTTAGATCCACAAACAGTCAAAGATGCGATGAGTAATCAGAATGCGGTAATTTCTTGTCTTGGTATCAAACGTAAAACAGCGAAAAATCCATGGTCTGCACTTGCTTCTCCATCAGACCTTGCGACTCAAAGTACTAAAAATATCGTAGATGCGATGACATTTCATGACATTAAACGGCTCGTTGTTGTTAGTGCTGCAGGAGTAGCTGAAAGCTTTTCTAACATCAGCACTATCATGAAATTACTCATTAAAGGCAGTAATATTAATAAAACATTCAATGATTTCGCAGCGATGGAAAAGATTTTAGCGAATAGTGCAATAGACAGTCTTGCAGTTCGACCTGTTGGACTTGTCGATCAACAAACGGATAAGAAAGCAGTTATTGTCGACCATTTTGACCTTTCATCTCAAATATCAAAAAAAGATGTCGCACAATGGATGCTAGATGCTATAGCTCGACCAGATCCCTTTGATTCACCAACAGAAATGATTGGCTGGCAGTAA